A single Marinobacter sp. es.042 DNA region contains:
- the fliN gene encoding flagellar motor switch protein FliN gives MADDDKKDEQELSEDEKLAAEWEAAMEESGDEGEREDEWAAAMAEAGETGEAEDDVQAAPMEEFDNGSEPAKGGGPAPDIDVILDIPVTISMEVGNTEIPIRNLLQLNQGSVIELDRLAGEPLDVLVNGTLIAHGEVVMVNEKFGIRLTDVISPGERIKRLQK, from the coding sequence ATGGCTGACGACGACAAGAAAGACGAGCAGGAACTCAGCGAGGACGAAAAGCTGGCTGCCGAGTGGGAAGCCGCCATGGAAGAGTCCGGAGATGAGGGCGAACGCGAGGACGAGTGGGCCGCTGCGATGGCAGAGGCCGGCGAAACCGGTGAAGCCGAGGACGATGTTCAGGCAGCGCCCATGGAGGAATTTGATAACGGAAGCGAGCCCGCCAAGGGTGGTGGTCCGGCTCCGGATATCGACGTCATTCTTGATATTCCGGTCACCATATCAATGGAGGTGGGTAACACTGAGATTCCGATACGGAACCTGTTGCAACTGAACCAGGGCTCCGTTATCGAACTTGACCGCCTGGCGGGTGAACCCCTGGACGTGCTGGTAAACGGTACCCTGATCGCCCATGGCGAGGTGGTCATGGTGAATGAAAAGTTCGGCATCCGTCTCACCGATGTGATCAGCCCGGGCGAACGTATCAAGCGGTTGCAGAAGTAA
- the fliO gene encoding flagellar biosynthetic protein FliO, with protein sequence MWSRLIAALTLIVIHPVVAQETAKTAAADSPVRAPDTVGTIVSLGLGLVAVIAVIYGCAWIIRRMNGMTGMNNNAIKVVSVMAIGARERIALIEVGGQQILVGVTPSAIRTLHVFDEPVVEAGSAGSSDFARRLQGMIGKSWTSPTRND encoded by the coding sequence ATGTGGTCCAGACTGATTGCGGCACTGACGCTGATTGTGATCCATCCGGTCGTCGCCCAGGAGACGGCAAAGACGGCTGCGGCTGATTCACCCGTGCGTGCCCCGGATACCGTTGGCACCATTGTCAGCCTGGGGTTGGGGCTGGTGGCAGTGATTGCCGTGATCTATGGCTGCGCCTGGATTATCCGCCGTATGAATGGCATGACCGGCATGAACAACAACGCTATCAAGGTGGTGTCGGTGATGGCCATTGGTGCTCGCGAGCGTATCGCCCTGATCGAGGTGGGCGGCCAGCAGATCCTGGTGGGTGTTACCCCATCGGCGATCCGGACCCTGCACGTGTTTGACGAGCCGGTTGTCGAGGCTGGCAGCGCTGGCTCCAGTGATTTTGCCCGGCGTCTGCAGGGCATGATCGGCAAATCCTGGACTTCCCCGACAAGGAACGACTAG
- the fliP gene encoding flagellar type III secretion system pore protein FliP (The bacterial flagellar biogenesis protein FliP forms a type III secretion system (T3SS)-type pore required for flagellar assembly.): MLAATIKRLLPSLIVLAGFVWAPLALAQEPSGIPGIPAFTVTPGEGEGAQEYSVTLQILALMTALTFLPAMLMMMTSFTRIIVVFAILRQAIGLQSTPSNQILLGLALFLSIFIMKPVLEEANRVALQPYMQEEVTSLEAVELASQPFRKFMLEQTRESDLALFMRISDTQYETPQDVSFWILMPAFVTSELKTAFQIGFILFIPFLIIDMVVASVLMAMGMMMLSPIIISLPFKIMLFVLVDGWALIMGTLAASYGI, encoded by the coding sequence ATGCTTGCGGCAACCATCAAGCGACTGCTTCCATCCCTGATTGTCTTGGCGGGCTTTGTCTGGGCGCCACTGGCGCTGGCTCAGGAGCCTTCCGGCATCCCCGGTATACCGGCTTTCACTGTGACGCCCGGAGAAGGCGAGGGCGCTCAGGAATACTCGGTAACCCTGCAGATCCTGGCGCTGATGACAGCGCTAACGTTCCTGCCGGCCATGCTGATGATGATGACGTCTTTTACCCGCATCATCGTTGTGTTTGCGATCCTGCGCCAGGCGATTGGCCTGCAATCCACACCGTCGAACCAGATTCTTCTTGGCCTGGCCCTGTTTCTCAGCATCTTCATCATGAAACCGGTGCTGGAGGAGGCCAACCGGGTGGCGCTGCAACCCTACATGCAGGAGGAAGTAACCTCCCTGGAGGCGGTCGAGCTGGCCAGCCAGCCGTTCCGTAAATTCATGCTGGAACAGACCCGCGAGAGCGATCTGGCATTGTTCATGCGAATCTCCGATACACAGTACGAGACGCCGCAGGACGTGTCTTTCTGGATCCTGATGCCGGCATTCGTGACCAGTGAACTCAAGACCGCGTTCCAGATCGGGTTTATCCTGTTCATCCCGTTCCTGATTATCGACATGGTGGTGGCCAGTGTTCTCATGGCCATGGGTATGATGATGCTGTCACCAATCATCATCTCTCTGCCGTTCAAGATCATGCTGTTTGTTCTGGTGGATGGCTGGGCCCTGATCATGGGCACACTCGCCGCCAGTTACGGAATATAG
- the fliQ gene encoding flagellar biosynthesis protein FliQ codes for MTPETVIDILREALWMIVLLSSLIIGPGLVIGLVVSTFQAATQINEQTLSFLPRLLVTLIVIIVWGPWMLTQLLDHANRLFGNIPYLIG; via the coding sequence ATGACTCCGGAAACCGTTATCGACATCCTGCGCGAAGCTCTGTGGATGATCGTATTGTTGTCCTCGTTGATCATTGGCCCCGGTCTGGTGATTGGCCTGGTTGTCAGTACCTTCCAGGCGGCAACCCAGATCAACGAACAGACCCTGAGCTTCCTGCCACGCCTGCTGGTTACGCTGATCGTCATCATCGTCTGGGGTCCCTGGATGCTCACGCAGTTGCTGGATCATGCCAACCGGTTGTTCGGCAACATACCCTACCTGATCGGCTGA
- the fliR gene encoding flagellar biosynthetic protein FliR — protein MIPAEISADVIGQWVGQHLWPLFRLASFLMVIPIFGTQLVPARVRLGLALLMTILIAPIIPPVPQVEALSADAVVITLQQILIGVGMGFALTALWQLFVIAGQMIAMQMGLGFASMVDPSNGVNVPVLSQIYTITITLLFLAMNGHLVAFEVFIESFRTLPIGMEGLGQTGVWELAHRISWMFASAMLLALPAVTAVLIVNISFGVMTRAAPQMNIFALGFPIGLIFGLFAIWVLHANFLPHFDQYARETFDFMRGLQGQP, from the coding sequence ATGATACCGGCGGAGATCAGCGCGGATGTGATCGGCCAATGGGTCGGTCAGCACCTATGGCCGCTGTTCCGCCTGGCCAGCTTCCTGATGGTGATCCCCATTTTCGGTACCCAGCTGGTACCCGCAAGGGTCCGCCTTGGGCTGGCTCTGCTGATGACCATCCTCATTGCTCCCATAATCCCACCTGTGCCACAGGTTGAAGCTCTAAGCGCCGATGCTGTGGTGATCACTCTGCAGCAGATCCTTATTGGCGTCGGCATGGGCTTTGCGCTGACCGCACTCTGGCAGTTGTTCGTGATTGCCGGCCAGATGATCGCCATGCAGATGGGGCTTGGCTTTGCTTCCATGGTTGACCCCTCTAACGGTGTCAATGTTCCGGTGCTGTCCCAGATTTACACGATCACGATCACGCTGCTTTTTCTGGCTATGAACGGCCACCTGGTTGCCTTTGAAGTCTTTATCGAGAGCTTCCGGACATTGCCCATCGGCATGGAAGGCCTCGGCCAGACCGGCGTCTGGGAATTGGCCCACAGAATCAGCTGGATGTTCGCCTCCGCCATGCTCCTGGCGTTGCCGGCGGTTACTGCCGTGCTGATCGTCAATATCTCCTTTGGCGTCATGACGCGCGCCGCTCCCCAGATGAACATCTTTGCGTTGGGTTTCCCGATTGGCCTGATTTTTGGATTGTTTGCCATATGGGTGCTGCACGCCAATTTTCTGCCGCACTTCGATCAGTACGCCCGGGAGACGTTTGATTTCATGCGGGGATTGCAGGGGCAGCCGTAG
- the flhB gene encoding flagellar biosynthesis protein FlhB has translation MAEEDDNSQEKTEEATPRRLEKAKEDGQTARSKELATMAVLLAGAGGMLMFGASLGASLEAIMRDSFVIERSAIFDMRHMSVQLIESSKEAAWALSPILVLLLIAAIFGSIGIGGLLISGKAVAPKLNRMDPIKGLGRMFSMRSLIELVKAIAKVGLVMALAILILDLRTEDLLAIAEEPVVPAMEHVLWTIAWSFFLLSCATIIIAAIDVPFQIYDHQKKLRMTKQEVKDEYKDTEGKPEVKGKIRQLQREMAQRRMMQDVPTADVVITNPTHYAVALKYDQKAMAAPIVVAKGADEVAFKIMEIARENKVEILRTPPLTRAVYHNTDIGEEIPDGLYMAIAQVLAYVFQLRQFRKGRGPKPGMPEFPIPSDLRRDV, from the coding sequence ATGGCCGAAGAAGACGACAACAGTCAGGAAAAAACAGAAGAGGCCACGCCGCGAAGGCTCGAAAAAGCCAAAGAGGATGGCCAGACTGCGCGCTCAAAGGAGCTGGCTACCATGGCCGTCCTGCTGGCAGGGGCCGGCGGCATGCTGATGTTTGGCGCCAGCCTCGGAGCCTCGCTGGAGGCGATCATGCGCGATAGCTTCGTTATCGAACGCTCCGCCATCTTCGACATGCGCCACATGAGTGTGCAGCTCATCGAATCCTCCAAGGAGGCCGCCTGGGCTCTCTCTCCCATTTTGGTATTATTGCTGATCGCCGCTATCTTCGGCTCCATCGGCATCGGCGGCTTGCTGATCAGCGGCAAAGCCGTGGCCCCGAAACTCAATCGCATGGACCCCATCAAGGGCCTCGGGCGCATGTTCTCAATGCGCTCCCTCATCGAGCTGGTCAAGGCCATTGCCAAGGTCGGTCTGGTGATGGCCTTGGCCATCCTGATCCTCGATCTGCGCACGGAAGACCTGCTTGCCATTGCCGAGGAGCCGGTGGTGCCCGCCATGGAACATGTACTCTGGACCATCGCCTGGAGCTTCTTCCTGCTTTCCTGCGCCACCATCATCATCGCGGCCATCGACGTACCTTTCCAGATCTACGATCACCAGAAAAAACTGCGCATGACCAAGCAGGAGGTGAAAGACGAATACAAGGACACCGAGGGCAAACCCGAGGTCAAAGGCAAGATCCGCCAACTCCAGCGTGAAATGGCCCAGCGCCGCATGATGCAGGATGTGCCTACCGCAGATGTGGTGATCACCAACCCGACCCATTACGCCGTTGCCCTGAAATACGATCAAAAGGCGATGGCCGCGCCGATTGTGGTGGCCAAGGGCGCCGATGAGGTAGCCTTCAAGATCATGGAAATTGCCCGTGAGAACAAAGTCGAGATCCTGAGAACACCGCCGCTGACCCGGGCGGTGTACCACAACACCGACATCGGCGAGGAGATTCCCGATGGCCTGTATATGGCCATTGCCCAGGTGCTCGCCTATGTGTTCCAGCTTCGACAGTTCCGCAAGGGGCGCGGGCCCAAGCCCGGTATGCCAGAGTTCCCGATTCCGTCGGATTTGCGGCGGGACGTCTAG
- a CDS encoding class I SAM-dependent methyltransferase, translating to MSRKPTDSSGISFTALYTGAVWHRYGLSDDTLVTEKGRWIYRLMTPFEAASQAAIGGNIRTFLLQRHLIIDHLIDQAIRDKGITQVLEIACGMSPRGIRLRQKHPLLHVVEADLPDMAARKALRLMATGRLGDHHQVTPIDILADYGEYQLEKVIDRVFENSEPVIIITEGLTSYFSLPTISEFWHRLAAAMAKRPGSIYLSESYYQPRQPLLNTTLKALGGVLGAVTRSEVSFHFQTDEEAREHFLSCGFASATVHDPRSWYGILPIPESRGEPMVRVIEAGC from the coding sequence ATGAGCAGAAAGCCGACTGACAGCTCTGGCATCAGCTTCACTGCCCTGTATACCGGTGCCGTCTGGCACCGGTACGGGCTCTCTGACGACACCCTCGTTACGGAAAAGGGCCGCTGGATCTATCGCCTGATGACCCCCTTCGAAGCCGCCAGTCAGGCCGCCATCGGCGGAAACATCCGCACCTTCCTGCTGCAACGACATCTGATTATCGACCACCTGATTGATCAGGCCATCCGCGACAAGGGCATTACACAAGTGCTGGAAATCGCCTGCGGCATGTCGCCAAGAGGCATTCGGTTACGCCAGAAACACCCCCTACTCCATGTGGTCGAAGCCGACCTGCCCGACATGGCGGCTCGCAAAGCACTGCGCCTGATGGCCACGGGCCGACTCGGCGACCACCACCAGGTCACGCCGATCGATATCCTCGCGGACTACGGCGAGTATCAACTGGAAAAAGTGATCGACCGGGTATTTGAGAATTCCGAACCGGTGATCATTATCACCGAAGGCCTGACCAGCTACTTCTCACTGCCGACCATCAGCGAGTTCTGGCACCGCCTAGCCGCTGCCATGGCCAAACGCCCGGGCTCCATTTACCTCTCCGAGAGCTACTACCAACCCCGCCAGCCGTTGCTGAACACCACCCTCAAAGCCCTCGGTGGCGTCCTCGGGGCCGTAACCCGCAGCGAGGTATCTTTCCACTTCCAGACCGACGAAGAGGCACGGGAACACTTCCTGTCCTGTGGGTTTGCCTCCGCCACGGTGCACGATCCGCGATCCTGGTATGGGATTCTGCCAATTCCCGAAAGCCGCGGGGAACCGATGGTTCGGGTTATCGAGGCTGGTTGCTGA
- a CDS encoding uracil-xanthine permease family protein: MQDHTNDPVWKQAIAGSQMLLVAFGALVLMPLITGLDPNVALFTAGLGTLIFHVVTGGQIPIFLASSFAFIAPVIASKGKFGMEETLGGLMAAGILYIFLSGLVRLRGTGFVRRLLPPVVIGPVIMTIGLGLAPVAVHMASGRTGDGANQLIPYDTAIWIAMISLAVTIIMSVWSKGIFRLIPIMFGVITGYILSAFAGIVDTTPIRDAAWFAVPNFVAPEFSWGAVLFMIPVAIAPAIEHIGDVLAIGNVTRKNYLEKPGLHRTLLGDGLATSAASMLGGPPNTTYSEVTGAVMLTKNFNPKVMWWAACIAIVLAFVGKFGAALQTIPVPVMGGILCLLFGSIAVVGLNTLIRHQVDLSQSRNLVIVGVTLVFGIGGMVLGHLEGIALCAVAAIILNLILPGSREAWGKAVYEQKAD; this comes from the coding sequence ATGCAGGACCATACCAACGACCCGGTCTGGAAACAGGCTATTGCAGGCTCCCAGATGCTGCTGGTGGCGTTCGGCGCGCTGGTTCTGATGCCACTGATTACCGGGCTGGATCCCAACGTGGCCCTGTTCACCGCCGGCCTGGGCACCCTGATCTTTCACGTGGTGACCGGCGGTCAGATCCCGATTTTCCTCGCGTCGTCCTTCGCCTTTATTGCCCCCGTGATTGCCTCCAAAGGCAAGTTCGGCATGGAAGAGACGCTCGGCGGCCTGATGGCGGCGGGTATTCTCTATATTTTCCTCAGTGGACTGGTGCGGCTGCGAGGCACCGGTTTTGTCCGCCGCCTGTTGCCGCCGGTGGTCATCGGCCCCGTGATCATGACTATCGGTCTCGGCCTGGCGCCGGTTGCCGTTCACATGGCCTCCGGCCGCACCGGTGATGGCGCGAACCAGCTGATTCCCTACGACACTGCCATCTGGATCGCCATGATCTCGCTGGCCGTAACCATCATCATGTCGGTCTGGTCGAAAGGCATTTTCCGGCTGATTCCGATCATGTTCGGTGTTATCACCGGCTACATCCTCTCCGCGTTTGCCGGGATCGTGGATACCACGCCAATCCGGGACGCCGCCTGGTTTGCGGTTCCCAACTTTGTGGCGCCGGAATTCAGCTGGGGCGCCGTGCTGTTCATGATCCCCGTCGCCATTGCGCCGGCCATTGAACACATCGGTGACGTGCTGGCCATCGGCAACGTAACCCGCAAGAACTACCTGGAAAAGCCGGGCCTGCACCGCACCTTGCTGGGTGACGGCCTGGCCACCAGCGCCGCCTCCATGCTCGGTGGACCGCCCAACACCACCTACTCGGAAGTCACCGGCGCGGTTATGCTCACCAAGAACTTCAACCCCAAGGTCATGTGGTGGGCTGCCTGCATCGCCATTGTTCTGGCTTTCGTGGGCAAGTTCGGCGCAGCACTGCAGACGATCCCGGTACCCGTCATGGGCGGCATCCTCTGCCTGCTGTTCGGTTCCATTGCCGTCGTTGGCCTGAACACACTGATCCGCCACCAGGTAGATCTGTCACAGTCTCGCAACCTGGTTATCGTGGGTGTCACCCTGGTGTTCGGTATCGGCGGCATGGTGCTCGGGCACCTGGAGGGCATCGCGTTGTGCGCGGTGGCTGCCATCATCCTGAACCTGATACTCCCCGGCAGCCGCGAGGCATGGGGTAAAGCCGTCTATGAGCAGAAAGCCGACTGA
- the upp gene encoding uracil phosphoribosyltransferase, which yields MPIHEVKHPLIRHKLGIMRRADISTKNFRELAQEVGALLTYEATKDFNLQEKTIEGWAGPVNVEQIHGKKVTIVPILRAGLGMLDGVLSLIPVARVSVVGQIRNEETLEASTYLEKLVGELDQRMAMIVDPMLATGGSMISTIDLLKKAGSTEIRALVLVAAPEGVEKVLEKHPDVSIYTASVDERLNDKGYILPGLGDAGDKIFGTKQKDV from the coding sequence ATGCCAATCCACGAGGTAAAACACCCTCTGATCCGCCACAAGCTCGGCATCATGCGCCGTGCGGATATCAGCACCAAGAATTTCCGGGAGCTGGCACAGGAAGTCGGTGCACTCCTGACCTACGAGGCCACCAAAGACTTCAATCTGCAGGAAAAGACCATCGAAGGCTGGGCAGGGCCGGTTAACGTGGAACAGATTCACGGCAAGAAAGTCACCATCGTGCCGATCCTGCGGGCCGGCCTTGGCATGCTTGACGGTGTCCTCAGCCTGATTCCGGTGGCCCGGGTCAGTGTTGTCGGCCAGATCCGCAATGAGGAAACCCTCGAGGCCAGCACCTACCTTGAAAAGCTGGTGGGCGAACTGGACCAGCGCATGGCCATGATTGTCGATCCGATGCTCGCCACCGGTGGCTCAATGATCTCCACCATTGACCTGCTCAAGAAGGCTGGCAGCACCGAGATCCGGGCCCTGGTTCTGGTTGCCGCGCCTGAAGGCGTTGAAAAGGTTCTGGAAAAACATCCGGACGTGTCTATTTACACTGCCTCCGTTGATGAGCGCCTCAACGACAAAGGCTACATCCTTCCGGGTCTCGGCGATGCCGGTGACAAAATCTTCGGCACCAAGCAAAAGGACGTTTAA
- the flhA gene encoding flagellar biosynthesis protein FlhA, with amino-acid sequence MDRALVLNNVKTLTRGNLGIPIMLMGLLGMMILPMPAFLLDVFFTFNITLSIVILLVCVYALRPMEFASFPTVLLVATLLRLALNVASTRIVLLNGHEGGDAAGKVIESFGAVLIGGNYAVGLVVFAILMIINFLVVTKGAGRVSEVSARFTLDAMPGKQMAIDADLNAGLINQDEAKHRRAEIAQEADFYGSMDGASKFVKGDAIAGLLILAINIIGGIAIGMLQHGLDFGLAMERYALLTIGDGLVAQIPSLLLSTSAAIMVTRVTSSQDMGGQILQQMFSAPKALSIAAAILIILGLIPGMPHVAFLGLGALAAGAAWYIWKHQRQTVEEDGAFPARGAGGATPRPAGRDLPPGGDAGGDQGRQLPAPGETKELGWDDVSTVDIVGLEVGYRLIPLVDKSQGGQLLSRIKGVRKKLSQDLGFLMPSVHIRDNLDLMPNVYRITLMGVTIAEAEIHPDRELAIDPGQVFGKIEGIEGKDPAFGLDASWIEPDKKDQAQTLGYTVVDASTVVATHLNQVLQKHAHELLGHEEVQKWLDQLEKISPKLAEELVPTTVSISLLLKVLQNLLKEEVPIRDMRSIAEAIVNVHPKSQDPKLLTTVARQSLRRMIVQSICGNESEIPVITLDPDLEQLLLKSVQQSQQSGGQEDIGLVLEPNMVEKLQRSLQESVQRQEMLGKPAILLVSGPLRPVLAKFASYGVERLHVLSYQEIPDNKQITIVASVGQ; translated from the coding sequence ATGGACAGAGCTTTAGTCCTCAATAACGTCAAAACCCTGACGCGGGGCAACCTGGGCATACCCATCATGCTGATGGGCTTGCTGGGCATGATGATTCTGCCCATGCCGGCGTTCCTCCTGGACGTGTTCTTTACTTTCAACATCACCCTATCGATTGTCATTCTGCTGGTGTGTGTCTACGCCTTGCGGCCGATGGAGTTTGCATCTTTTCCCACGGTCCTGCTGGTAGCCACACTTCTGCGTCTCGCCTTGAACGTGGCGTCTACCCGGATTGTTCTGCTGAACGGCCACGAAGGTGGTGACGCCGCCGGTAAAGTGATCGAATCCTTCGGCGCCGTTCTGATCGGCGGCAACTACGCCGTAGGTCTGGTGGTGTTCGCGATTCTCATGATCATCAACTTCCTGGTCGTGACCAAAGGTGCCGGCCGGGTCTCCGAGGTAAGCGCCCGTTTCACACTGGATGCAATGCCCGGCAAGCAGATGGCGATCGATGCGGATCTGAACGCCGGCCTGATCAATCAGGATGAGGCCAAGCATCGTCGTGCCGAGATTGCCCAGGAAGCGGATTTCTACGGCTCCATGGACGGCGCGTCCAAGTTTGTGAAAGGCGACGCCATTGCTGGCCTGCTGATTCTTGCCATCAACATCATTGGCGGTATTGCCATTGGTATGCTGCAGCACGGTCTGGATTTCGGGCTGGCCATGGAGCGCTATGCGCTGCTGACCATTGGCGACGGCCTGGTGGCACAGATTCCCTCGCTGCTGCTATCCACGTCTGCTGCAATCATGGTAACGCGGGTTACCTCCAGCCAGGACATGGGAGGCCAGATCCTCCAGCAAATGTTCAGCGCGCCCAAGGCGCTGTCCATTGCCGCCGCTATCCTGATCATTCTCGGTCTGATTCCCGGCATGCCCCACGTGGCCTTCCTGGGTCTGGGTGCACTGGCCGCCGGCGCTGCCTGGTATATCTGGAAGCACCAGAGACAGACCGTCGAAGAAGATGGCGCATTCCCGGCGCGGGGCGCTGGCGGGGCGACTCCGCGGCCGGCGGGGCGTGATCTGCCACCAGGCGGTGATGCTGGCGGCGATCAGGGTCGTCAGCTACCGGCCCCTGGAGAGACCAAGGAGCTGGGCTGGGACGATGTGTCCACTGTCGATATTGTCGGTCTGGAAGTGGGTTATCGGTTGATCCCGCTGGTGGACAAGTCACAAGGTGGCCAGTTGCTCAGTCGTATCAAGGGCGTTCGTAAAAAGTTGTCCCAGGATCTCGGCTTCCTGATGCCCTCGGTCCACATTCGAGACAACCTCGATCTGATGCCTAACGTCTATCGCATTACCCTGATGGGCGTGACCATTGCCGAGGCCGAAATCCATCCGGACCGCGAGCTGGCCATCGACCCCGGTCAGGTATTCGGAAAGATAGAGGGCATTGAAGGCAAGGATCCGGCGTTTGGTCTGGATGCCAGCTGGATTGAGCCAGACAAGAAAGACCAGGCCCAGACGCTCGGCTATACCGTGGTCGATGCCAGTACGGTGGTCGCGACCCACCTTAACCAGGTGCTGCAGAAACACGCCCACGAGCTGCTGGGCCACGAGGAAGTCCAGAAATGGCTGGATCAGCTTGAAAAGATTTCTCCGAAGTTGGCCGAGGAACTGGTGCCCACCACCGTATCCATCAGCTTGCTGCTGAAAGTGCTGCAGAACCTCCTGAAAGAGGAAGTGCCGATCCGGGACATGCGGTCCATTGCCGAGGCCATCGTGAACGTGCACCCGAAGAGTCAGGATCCGAAGCTGTTGACCACCGTTGCCCGGCAGTCCCTGCGTCGGATGATTGTCCAGAGTATCTGCGGCAACGAATCGGAGATACCGGTGATCACCCTGGATCCGGATCTGGAACAGTTATTGCTAAAGTCTGTTCAGCAGAGTCAACAATCCGGCGGACAGGAAGATATTGGCCTGGTCCTGGAGCCGAATATGGTTGAAAAGCTCCAGCGCTCGCTTCAGGAGAGCGTCCAGCGTCAGGAGATGCTCGGCAAGCCGGCCATTCTGCTGGTGTCCGGGCCCCTGAGGCCGGTGCTGGCGAAGTTCGCCAGCTACGGGGTAGAGCGCCTGCATGTGCTCTCGTACCAGGAAATTCCGGATAACAAACAGATTACGATCGTGGCGTCCGTTGGCCAGTAA
- the flhF gene encoding flagellar biosynthesis protein FlhF, translated as MKVKRFFAQTMAEALKQVSEQMGPDAVILSNRRVDGGVEIVTALDYDENMARQRLGNQAEDAANGSRLAEMQADQHRRLEDELSRSRDRIREVREKRASQGASYAGSFAAIQQEVSGGFGDIAPLPQAPREAYSDELAQMRAEISSLKDMMQGRRPQTEPEVSATTAVQQRLAERLQEFGLGSDLAGSISRRHKSGRLEDGWKQSLKMLCTGVRTSRMEWLDEGGAYALVGPTGSGKTTTIGKLAARYVLKHGSDSVALVTTDRYRVAAHEQLFVFGRILNVPVRVVDESHSLDDILDELSDRHLVLIDTAGLTSADKGYQEQLAELARSHHNIKTHLVVSATSQPRIMKSVWHCYKMANLAGCVMTKIDEALTLGESLGFVMETGLPVAYYTDGQKIPEDLHHAEAVPLVRLAVDRLKTLQQQQAVAEGLKEHA; from the coding sequence ATGAAAGTAAAGCGGTTTTTTGCTCAGACCATGGCCGAGGCGCTCAAGCAGGTCAGTGAACAGATGGGGCCGGACGCCGTGATCCTTTCCAATCGTCGGGTCGACGGCGGTGTCGAAATTGTGACGGCGTTGGATTATGACGAGAATATGGCGCGCCAGCGACTGGGCAACCAGGCAGAAGACGCCGCCAACGGGTCCCGCTTGGCCGAGATGCAGGCCGACCAGCACAGGCGTCTTGAAGACGAGCTGAGCCGGTCCCGGGACCGCATCCGTGAAGTCCGGGAAAAGCGGGCATCGCAGGGCGCGAGCTACGCCGGTTCGTTCGCTGCCATTCAGCAAGAGGTGAGTGGTGGTTTTGGTGATATTGCACCTCTGCCACAGGCGCCGAGGGAAGCCTATTCCGATGAGCTGGCGCAGATGCGGGCCGAGATCAGCTCGCTCAAAGACATGATGCAGGGCCGTCGGCCGCAAACGGAGCCGGAGGTTTCTGCGACCACCGCCGTGCAGCAGAGGCTTGCCGAGCGCTTGCAGGAGTTCGGCCTCGGCAGCGATCTGGCGGGGTCAATTTCCCGTCGTCACAAGTCGGGGCGCCTGGAAGACGGTTGGAAGCAGTCCCTGAAAATGCTGTGTACCGGGGTCCGGACCTCCCGCATGGAGTGGCTGGATGAGGGCGGCGCCTACGCGTTGGTGGGTCCGACAGGGTCCGGGAAAACCACCACCATCGGAAAACTCGCCGCTCGCTACGTGCTCAAGCATGGCTCCGATTCCGTGGCCCTGGTTACCACGGACCGCTATCGGGTGGCGGCGCACGAGCAGTTATTCGTGTTCGGTCGGATCCTGAATGTGCCGGTGCGGGTCGTGGATGAAAGCCACAGTCTGGACGATATTCTGGATGAGCTGTCAGACCGTCATCTGGTGCTGATTGATACCGCCGGACTGACCAGTGCCGACAAAGGCTATCAGGAACAGCTGGCCGAACTGGCTCGCAGCCATCACAATATCAAAACCCATCTGGTGGTCTCGGCAACCAGTCAGCCTCGCATCATGAAATCCGTGTGGCATTGCTATAAGATGGCAAATCTTGCGGGCTGTGTGATGACCAAAATCGACGAGGCCCTGACGCTGGGCGAGTCTCTCGGGTTTGTGATGGAAACCGGTCTGCCGGTAGCCTATTACACAGACGGCCAGAAGATTCCTGAAGACCTGCACCACGCAGAAGCCGTTCCGCTGGTGCGGTTGGCCGTGGATCGGCTGAAAACACTCCAGCAACAGCAAGCGGTCGCAGAGGGCCTGAAAGAGCACGCCTGA